A window of Komagataella phaffii GS115 chromosome 1, complete sequence contains these coding sequences:
- a CDS encoding Nucleolar protein required for the normal accumulation of 25S and 5.8S rRNA has product MSAPLKPSSAQLEVTLKAKKLLGDTKSDVHFTSFLEKNDNYEILINNWAYYSSVRNDNELIELSELLDKILQRVQFLEQIDLYRVIALHLIKSMNHIYPIFETLKPTLISPILRLLTHIVEFNEGSLVTEFSEAFNFKNEHLTELLEPSTKRKYVDFKSTTRYNMIQFYIQLLSNASSHLRKDLLLTNKYIFNRLLKHLELDDDEVVKDFVEFLQDYVVHEESFKKSTKLQIINEPVLSVLAKLLDRDENVYEFLRSFAKGVTFHDDKVWACELGENTLKSGGAEVKFEGHSFKLYNKMIYYLATQLKPWKDAKQLALFIELASQNYEIFLPFQYFVSTHIGNFSPKLTSTAIGFTLMLTKMSYLKPPKIPETATYNTNAESLSLHIVPLLTTKQSLIRGLTDPSNFINYLTLQLLNSIFHKYSTVFGQLSSSNLLVDFSDLSNTIIERIPDLSTILGCFKAIDPDNVDELYLLALTMTLEGYLKFFPQITGEFAVSLPQELYLPLVGSSTPNVAILDHYLTLQTLLDSSFSLKWWNPIASNDHSLFTHLIRLSSTSERVGHVLETLTLNHIVFQDSRSDSSTIKINPIYPLLKTVSRLTDQVCKLLDETIARSIKTPYKYIDLSFSVTKRQISPFIVTLLEQWKFVKIPSEETFTWLYTFLNYLVVNGEDPSVLEYLMTHFNVPFGKWLKRKKYYIDDSSPGSRVLLNNMKGDFQIPPPKNDFDVVQFFYKISNLEKTSPKVNESIVLIFNKLETYLLDNPQSLERITSRKFWGPLFVSEKPLEWQLFVSFLVNELFQNFCTKNNAHLFQEYGNRIASLMPEAKDNVLVKLVTSALWSVDKDTLLSFLTPFSEKGRHEIVFAILDELSSREIQLPFEILLLLVNEHYESHIISFIGSIKLDKSQYVALLTKSISFHCKEITRKLIIYSSSLALSQVDQLPLSDKIFLGSMLNDREFADTVIEESFHMFEKSKSLHFFDSKIDVIDFLNLFNHGTPSIERDRIVLLKALDNKKFKSTENYIFSEAFASFAYRSEVNLKEMQTWLVNSFLYITKKVAENDTLGENFLAFLTSFQGLFRKWNVWKFIQPSILNTQLQVILQHKQWVNNKNLLKYCVLLISAGDKDSAIEGLKLLQIFTNNELIELSNLTGDEESKYYSSLILYKLISLDLKTASTNVSGLLEQLLTYYQGSLRPSDLFIKVILSDLESVMGKSWCILVDTWVYLQEFSYEQDYSPLISKGEKDTVLTLDKKVVEESVENFDPEMYHSIFSLKNISDYEEFYNTRILLCKRASVDPDRIIYDPEVFNLLLLSNPELFKDDDTIEVKNIVESGILQYVVLSLTIDEASCNRIALTILNAIYTSLSDDIELLENKKEGEKLPRKVYPFKDRYLFKLYLGKILASFLNFGEDRPSSFIIGVISQFVPVLADPTHPVFEKAYRYLLIGPWFVSTEIPLFKSISLLKLDEYHKLSVDEQKLYYDQLTWLLTSYRYSMTLDDDNLRMLSLSGFFPWIMNLMNSPYISSSIHLQIQEFISKVLRLTTTNENLVTRHGILSWLEALQYTLRKESGKNTEEDLVNKFNSINVSQLGLQLDLTVTKRTKHWTYDNWNTAIKRICTSFLP; this is encoded by the coding sequence ATGTCAGCCCCTTTGAAGCCCTCTAGTGCCCAACTGGAAGTCACTCTAAAGGCAAAAAAACTGCTTGGTGACACCAAGTCAGATGTTCATTTTACTTCATTCCTAGAGAAGAATGATAATTATGAAATACTAATCAACAACTGGGCTTACTACAGCTCTGTCAGGAACGACAATGAACTGATAGAGTTGTCAGAATTGTTGGACAAAATTCTGCAACGAGTCCagtttttggaacaaataGACCTCTACAGAGTTATTGCATTACATTTGATCAAGTCGATGAACCACATTTATCCTATATTTGAAACACTTAAGCCTACGTTAATTTCTCCAATACTTAGATTATTGACACACATTGTTGAGTTCAATGAGGGCTCTTTGGTTACCGAGTTCTCTGAAGCtttcaacttcaagaaTGAGCATTTGACCGAACTACTGGAGCCTTctacaaagagaaaataCGTTGACTTCAAATCTACGACAAGATACAACATGATTCAGTTTTACATACAGCTATTGTCGAATGCTTCCAGTCATCTGAGAAAGGATCTGCTTCTTACCAACAAGTACATATTTAACAGgcttttgaaacatttggaattggatgatgatgaggtCGTTAAGGATTTTGTAGAATTCCTTCAAGACTATGTTGTGCACgaagaatctttcaagaaatcaacCAAGTTACAAATAATCAACGAGCCCGTACTCTCCGTGTTGGCGAAATTACTGGACAGAGACGAAAACGTGTACGAATTTCTTCGTAGTTTTGCTAAAGGTGTCACTTTTCACGATGATAAAGTCTGGGCCTGTGAACTTGGGGAGAACACTCTGAAGAGTGGTGGTGCCGAAGTGAAGTTTGAGGGTCATTCTTTTAAATTGTACAATAAAATGATTTACTATCTGGCAACCCAGCTTAAACCTTGGAAGGATGCGAAACAGCTAGCATTGTTTATTGAACTGGCGTCCCAGAATTACGAAATATTCTTGCCGTTCCAATATTTTGTGTCTACTCATATTGGGAACTTTTCACCCAAACTAACTTCTACCGCTATTGGGTTCACATTAATGCTGACCAAAATGTCGTACCTGAAACCACCTAAGATCCCAGAAACCGCTACCTACAACACTAATGCTGAGTCATTATCCCTGCATATCGTTCCTCTATTGACGACCAAACAGTCTTTAATCAGAGGTTTGACTGACCCTTCAAATTTCATTAATTATCTGACACTTCAGTTGTTGAACTCTATCTTCCACAAGTATAGTACTGTTTTTGGTCAGTTGAGTTCCTCCAACCTTCTGGTGGATTTCTCTGATCTGAGTAATACTATTATTGAAAGGATTCCTGATTTGAGCACAATTTTGGGATGTTTCAAAGCAATTGATCCCGACAACGTTGATGAATTGTATCTACTGGCCTTGACGATGACTTTGGAAGGAtatttgaaatttttccCTCAAATAACTGGCGAATTTGCTGTCAGTTTACCTCAGGAACTGTATTTACCACTGGTTGGAAGTTCTACACCAAACGTTGCAATCTTGGATCATTATTTGACATTGCAGACTCTATTGgattcttcattttctttgaaatggtGGAATCCTATTGCAAGCAATGACCATTCGTTGTTTACACACCTGATCAGGTTATCATCTACCTCAGAAAGAGTTGGTCATGTGTTAGAAACGTTGACCCTTAACCACATCGTGTTTCAAGATTCAAGGAGTGACTCTAGCACAATCAAAATCAATCCCATATACCCATTGTTGAAGACTGTTTCACGTTTAACTGATCAAGTTTGCAAATTGCTGGACGAAACTATTGCCAGGAGTATCAAGACTCCCTACAAATACATTGACCTTTCCTTTTCCGTTACCAAACGTCAAATTTCACCATTTATTGTTACATTGTTGGAACAATGGAAGTTTGTCAAGATACCATCTGAAGAAACATTTACATGGCTATACACATTTTTGAACTATCTTGTTGTGAATGGAGAAGATCCTTCTGTACTGGAATATTTAATGACACATTTCAATGTACCCTTTGGAAAATGGCtcaagaggaaaaaataTTATATTGACGACTCTTCACCTGGTAGTAGAGTTCTGTTGAACAATATGAAGGGTGACTTTCAGATTCCTCCACCAAAGAATGATTTTGACGTAGTACAATTCTTTTACAAAATTTCTAATTTGGAGAAGACTAGCCCCAAAGTTAACGAGAGCATAGTGTTGATATTCAATAAGCTGGAGACATACTTGTTGGACAATCCCCAATCACTAGAAAGGATCACAAGTCGAAAGTTTTGGGGGCCATTGTTTGTCAGTGAGAAGCCCTTAGAATGGCAACTCTTTGTTAGCTTTTTGGTTAACGaactgtttcaaaatttctGTACTAAAAACAATGCTCACCTATTCCAAGAGTATGGAAATCGGATTGCCAGCTTAATGCCTGAAGCTAAAGACAATGTGCTGGTAAAACTAGTTACCTCAGCCCTCTGGTCTGTTGACAAAGATACACTGCTTAGTTTTCTGACTCCGTTTAGTGAAAAGGGAAGACATGAGATTGTCTTTGCTATATTGGATGAATTAAGTTCAAGAGAAATTCAATTACCCTTTGAGATCTTACTTTTACTAGTCAACGAGCATTATGAATCTCATATCATTTCGTTCATAGGCTCGATTAAGCTGGATAAGAGTCAGTACGTTGCATTGTTGACCAAGTCAATCAGTTTCCATTGCAAGGAGATAACTAGGAAACTAATTATATACTCTTCATCTTTAGCATTAAGCCAAGTTGATCAGCTCCCTCTATCGGACAAGATTTTCTTAGGTTCGATGTTGAACGACAGAGAGTTTGCTGATACAGTCATTGAAGAGTCTTTCCAcatgtttgaaaaatccaaatctctccatttctttgattcgAAGATTGATGTCAttgactttttgaatttATTCAATCATGGTACCCCTTCTATAGAAAGAGATAGAATTGTGCTCTTGAAGGCACTGGACaacaaaaagttcaaatctaCTGAGAACTATATTTTCAGTGAAGCGTTTGCAAGTTTTGCCTATAGATCTGAAGTCAATCTGAAAGAAATGCAAACTTGGTTGGTCAACTCTTTCCTGTACATTACAAAAAAGGTTGCCGAAAATGACACGTTGGGTGAAAATTTTCTGGCCTTTCTTACTTCGTTCCAGGGACTATTTAGAAAATGGAATGTTTGGAAATTCATTCAACCTTCTATTTTGAATACACAGCTACAAGTGATACTTCAGCACAAGCAATGGGTCAATAACAAAAATTTGTTAAAATATTGTGTTCTCCTGATCTCTGCGGGAGATAAGGATTCTGCTATCGAAGGCCTCAAATTACTGCAAATTTTTACTAATAACGAGCTCATTGAACTATCAAACTTGACAGGTGACGAAGAGTCAAAATACTACTCTTCATTGATACTCTATaaattgatttctttggacttgaagACTGCGTCTACCAATGTTAGTGGGCTTTTGGAGCAGCTCCTCACATATTATCAAGGGTCCTTGAGGCCTTCTGACCTTTTCATCAAGGTAATATTATCAGATTTAGAGTCCGTTATGGGAAAGTCTTGGTGTATTTTGGTTGATACTTGGGTGTACCTGCAAGAGTTCTCTTACGAACAAGACTATTCTCCTTTGATTTCGAAAGGTGAAAAAGATACAGTTTTGACACTTGATAAGAAAGTAGTCGAAGAATCTGTAGAGAATTTTGACCCTGAAATGTATCATTCgattttctctttgaagaatatcTCAGACTATGAGGAGTTTTATAACACAAGAATACTGTTGTGTAAGAGAGCAAGTGTTGATCCCGATAGAATAATCTATGACCCAGAAGTATTCAATCTGCTTCTTCTCAGCAATCCAGAATTGTTTAAAGACGACGATACGATCGAAGTGAAAAACATCGTCGAATCAGGAATTCTTCAATACGTTGTCCTATCACTAACCATTGATGAGGCATCTTGTAACAGGATTGCTCTCACCATTTTGAATGCCATCTATACTAGTTTGTCAGATGATATTGAATTACtggaaaataaaaaagAGGGTGAAAAACTACCCAGAAAGGTTTATCCATTCAAGGACAGGTATCTTTTCAAGCTATatcttggaaaaatctTAGCATCCTTCTTAAATTTTGGCGAAGACAGACCTTCCTCGTTCATTATCGGAGTCATTTCACAGTTTGTACCTGTTCTTGCTGACCCAACACatccagtttttgaaaaggcaTACAGGTATCTTTTGATTGGTCCTTGGTTTGTTTCAACCGAGATTCCTCTATTCAAATCAATCAGTTTACTGAAATTGGATGAATATCACAAGCTCTCTGTGGATGAGCAGAAATTATACTACGACCAACTGACTTGGTTACTGACTAGTTACCGCTACTCCATGACTTTGGACGACGACAATCTGAGAATGCTATCCCTGTCTGGTTTCTTCCCGTGGATAATGAACTTGATGAATTCTCCATACATCAGCTCCTCTATTCACTTACAGATTCAAGAGTTCATTTCTAAGGTGCTTCGTTTGACAACAACCAACGAAAATCTTGTCACCAGACACGGCATCCTTTCATGGCTAGAAGCTCTCCAATACACTCTTCGCAAAGAGTCCGGCAAGAATACCGAAGAGGATTTGGTTAACAAATTCAACAGCATAAATGTAAGCCAGCTTGGTCTCCAGCTGGACCTCACAGTAACGAAAAGAACCAAACATTGGACGTACGACAACTGGAACACAGCTATAAAAAGAATCTGTACAAGTTTCCTCCCATAA
- a CDS encoding Forkhead transcription factor — MNNLTTPPKSVKRTKYNDVSGRLTPPGQRIKGSKITSTKLLSPDLSSPPTTASSKSLQKPQPASKASSMSKGESKGTVSLKRNKKLKVPQEVVLPPPEQMPPVIDDSVDFTKKPPYSYATLIGMAILRAPGRKLTLAQIYHWISSTFRYYKKSEVGWQNSIRHNLSLNKAFIKTERAKDGKGSFWQIQNGFEYMFLRTKDGKIIDLEVVLHEPYQAKPLESITDRDSEDSESEEEEDEEEEEEEVDEIPDEEKRKHVTPTRQGLNRIASRKRRRSTEASGNNNTPQLFTPLINWIPNTENFPLPSANTGSSNIITQLSPPFQRNQTPNQSFNSSFSCNSNFDLSPIKSSVTGPLLEPKTPIATIRVSGNNNNFLTAAKQSTGTATPKSGLVRTPFKTPNSANIMKKIWNSPSCLEDFYSSPSNKSNSSKSNNYYYGIDMVSLLKSMNNPDEELER; from the coding sequence ATGAACAACTTGACCACGCCACCGAAGTCGGTAAAGAGAACTAAATACAACGACGTTTCAGGTCGCTTGACGCCTCCAGGACAGAGAATCAAAGGTTCGAAGATCACCAGTACCAAGCTTTTATCTCCCGATTTATCTTCACCGCCAACAACagcttcttccaaatctttaCAGAAACCACAGCCTGCAAGCAAAGCATCCAGTATGTCCAAGGGCGAGTCCAAAGGGacagtttctttgaaacgAAATAAAAAGTTGAAGGTGCCCCAAGAAGTCGTGCTGCCTCCACCAGAACAAATGCCTCCAGTGATAGATGACTCTGTAGATTTCACAAAGAAGCCTCCTTATTCTTATGCTACGTTGATCGGCATGGCCATCCTGCGAGCTCCAGGTAGAAAGCTGACTCTGGCTCAAATCTACCATTGGATTTCGTCCACGTTCAGGTACTATAAGAAGTCAGAAGTTGGCTGGCAAAACTCTATAAGGCACAATCTCTCATTGAATAAAGCATTCATTAAAACCGAACGTGCCAAAGACGGTAAGGGGTCGTTTTGGCAGATTCAAAATGGGTTTGAATACATGTTTTTAAGAACCAAGGACGGGAAGATTATCGACTTGGAGGTTGTGCTACACGAACCGTACCAAGCTAAACCACTTGAATCTATTACTGACAGGGATTCTGAAGATTCCgaatctgaagaagaggaggacgaagaagaagaggaagaggaggtGGATGAAATACcagatgaagagaagagGAAACACGTCACTCCAACAAGACAGGGTCTCAACAGGATAGCGtccagaaaaagaaggaggtCAACGGAAGCGTCAGGAAATAACAACACCCCTCAGCTGTTTACTCCACTAATTAATTGGATTCCCAATACTGAGAATTTTCCTTTGCCCTCTGCAAACACTGGGAGTAGCAACATTATAACACAACTATCCCCACCTTTCCAAAGGAATCAAACTCCCAatcaatctttcaactctAGTTTCAGTTGCAACTCTAACTTTGATCTCTCACCGATAAAATCATCGGTTACAGGCCCGTTATTAGAGCCCAAGACGCCGATAGCCACAATCAGAGTCTCAggaaacaacaacaactttTTAACAGCAGCAAAACAAAGTACGGGTACAGCAACACCTAAGTCAGGATTGGTGAGAACGCCTTTCAAAACTCCTAATTCAGCCAACATCATGAAAAAGATATGGAATTCTCCGTCTTGCTTGGAAGATTTTTATAGTAGTCCCAGCAACAAATCCAATTCTTCTAAAAGTAACAACTACTACTATGGAATTGATATggtttctcttttgaagagcATGAACAAtccagatgaagaattggaaaggTGA
- a CDS encoding Histone methyltransferase produces MRERTVSDEEVDNYGHASHFKRKVQIYDYPADKTEEALTTFKTLSQNSYQNKTLGNAHNGRSTADGMSCDCEENWDTVSGINNACGEYSECINRLTSIECISGTCSCGDDCQNQRFQKKQYAPIAVFETEKKGYGVRAQADIRQDAFIYEYLGEVIDESTFRKRKENYDNQGLEHFYFMMLQKGEFIDATAKGGLGRFCNHSCRPNAYVDKWEVGNKLRMGIFAKREIYKGEEICFDYNVDRYGANPQKCYCGEDNCIGFLGGRTQTDSANILPVPIAEALGSTNAQEQRWVRLMKEQNKSIKASDYSSINEDYVNSLEMRPIADKDEASKVTSALLKTQDYIILRKLIERVSLTKDPEVLKEIVRLRGYQCVANILTMIVLDQEQQQVDVESFTLSVLDMLESWPNSSRNRISSSQIESVLESVKTKLKKIQPIGKKINSLLNSWSKLEISYKIPKSQSVGASNDVDNGHAESSTFQLRDEQKENNAASKISPFRIVDNMLLPEQWRWAVDESTGANYYYNKSQNITQWDLPPGCELLNIEVSEKNRDKKPPIDKSRLELKERQRKQEYERVKKEREREKLRLQREQEQEEQRRTETLKKIIANAEAKQQLLSKRLADEENEGKKRHKKSKRPTREQEWNKLFATVVPNMIKKHESQIGRDNLKHCAKDIVHQLSSKEIKKDTSKKPPKELSSEKKAKVKAFVGPYMEKYLDKWKAKHEKK; encoded by the coding sequence ATGAGAGAAAGGACAGTTTCCGATGAAGAGGTTGATAATTATGGACATGCCAGTCACTTCAAGCGTAAGGTCCAAATATATGATTATCCTGCAGACAAGACAGAAGAAGCGTTGACAACCTTCAAGACCTTGTCCCAGAACTCTTACCAGAATAAAACGTTGGGGAATGCTCATAATGGACGATCCACAGCAGATGGGATGTCCTGTGACTGTGAAGAGAACTGGGATACAGTCTCTGGGATCAACAATGCTTGTGGAGAATATTCTGAATGTATCAACAGGTTGACTTCCATCGAGTGTATAAGCGGGACATGTTCTTGCGGTGACGActgtcaaaatcaaaggTTCCAAAAGAAGCAGTATGCTCCTATAGCAGTGTTTGAAACCGAGAAAAAAGGGTATGGTGTACGTGCCCAGGCTGACATCAGGCAAGATGCGTTTATATACGAGTACTTGGGAGAAGTTATTGATGAGTCGACGTTTCGcaaaagaaaggaaaactATGATAACCAAGGCCTCGAGCATTTCTACTTTATGATGCTTCAAAAGGGTGAGTTTATTGATGCTACTGCTAAAGGTGGTCTTGGTAGATTCTGCAACCATTCCTGCCGTCCAAATGCCTACGTCGACAAGTGGGAAGTCGGCAATAAACTGAGGATGGGAATATTTGCCAAACGAGAAATTTACAAAGGCGAAGAAATTTGCTTTGATTATAATGTGGATAGATACGGGGCCAATCCACAGAAATGTTATTGTGGCGAAGATAACTGTATTGGGTTCCTTGGCGGAAGAACGCAGACTGACAGTGCTAATATTTTACCTGTTCCTATTGCAGAAGCTCTAGGTTCAACAAACGCTCAAGAACAACGATGGGTTCGCTTaatgaaagaacaaaatAAATCTATCAAAGCGAGTGACTATTCAAGTATCAACGAGGATTATGTCAACTCTTTGGAGATGAGACCAATTGCTGATAAAGACGAGGCATCCAAGGTAACCAGtgctttgttgaagacTCAAGATTACATTATATTAAGAAAGTTGATTGAGAGAGTAAGTTTGACCAAGGATCCCGAAgtgttgaaagaaatagTCAGACTTCGTGGTTACCAATGTGTCGCTAATATACTCACGATGATTGTGTTGGACCAGGAGCAACAGCAAGTCGATGTGGAGTCATTTACGTTGAGTGTACTCGACATGTTAGAGAGCTGGCCCAATAGCTCTAGAAACAGAATCAGTAGCTCACAAATTGAATCAGTGTTGGAGAGTGTTAAAActaagttgaaaaagattcaaccaATAGGGAAGAAGATCAATTCATTGCTAAACAGTTGGAGCAAACTCGAAATTTCCTACAAGATACCCAAGAGTCAGTCAGTAGGAGCGTCAAATGATGTGGATAATGGTCATGCTGAATCTTCCACCTTCCAGTTAAGAGATGAACAAAAGGAAAATAACGCAGCTTCTAAAATCTCTCCATTTCGTATAGTGGATAATATGTTACTGCCAGAACAATGGAGATGGGCAGTAGATGAGTCCACTGGGGCCAATTATTACTACAACAAATCACAGAATATTACGCAATGGGATCTTCCTCCTGGTTGTGAACTATTAAACATTGAGGTTTCTGAAAAGAATCGTGACAAGAAGCCACCTATAGATAAGTCAAGATTAGAATTGAAGGAGagacaaagaaaacaagAGTACGAACGAGTcaaaaaagagagagaaCGCGAAAAGCTGAGGCTTCAGAGGgaacaagaacaagaagagcAGAGACGTACGGAAActctgaagaagattatTGCCAATGCGGAAGCAAAGCAACAACTGCTAAGTAAGAGATTAGCAGACGAGGAGAATGAAGGGAAAAAACGACATAAAAAGAGCAAGAGGCCTACCAGAGAACAAGAATGGAATAAACTCTTTGCGACAGTAGTACCCAATATGATCAAAAAACACGAATCGCAAATTGGTAGAGACAACCTGAAGCATTGTGCGAAAGATATTGTCCATCAACTGAGTAGTAAAGAGATAAAGAAGGATACGAGTAAGAAACCACCTAAAGAACTGAGTTCTGAAAAGAAGGCTAAAGTGAAGGCGTTTGTGGGGCCATACATGGAGAAGTACTTGGACAAATGGAAGGCCAAACACGAAAAGAAATGA
- a CDS encoding 3-phosphoglycerate kinase — translation MSLSNKLSVKDLDVAGKRVFIRVDFNVPLDGDKITNNQRIVAALPTIQYVLDHKPKVVVLASHLGRPNGEVNPKFSLKPVAAELSSLLGKKVTFLNDSVGPEVEKAVNSASNGEVILLENLRFHIEEEGSQKKDGQKIKADKEAVARFRKQLTALADVYVNDAFGTAHRAHSSMVGFELEQRAAGFLMAKELTYFAKALENPVRPFLAILGGAKVSDKIQLIDNLLDKVDSIIIGGGMAFTFIKVLDNVAIGNSLFDEAGAKLVPGLVEKAKKNNVKLVLPVDFVTADAFSKDAKVGEATVESGIPDGLQGLDAGPKSRELFAATIAEAKTIVWNGPPGVFEFDKFAEGTKSMLAAAIKNAQNGGTVIVGGGDTATVAKKFGGADKLSHVSTGGGASLELLEGKELPGVVYLSNKA, via the coding sequence AtgtctctttcaaataaaCTTTCAGTCAAAGATCTCGATGTTGCCGGAAAGCGTGTCTTCATCCGTGTCGACTTCAACGTTCCTCTGGATGGTGACAAGATCACCAACAACCAGCGTATCGTTGCTGCTTTGCCAACTATCCAATATGTTTTGGATCACAAGCCAAAGGTCGTCGTTCTGGCTTCTCATTTAGGCCGTCCAAACGGAGAGGTCAACCCAAAATTCTCTTTAAAACCAGTTGCTGCTGAATTGTCCTCCCTACTAGGTAAGAAGGTGACTTTCTTGAACGATAGTGTTGGACCAGAGGTTGAGAAGGCTGTCAACTCTGCCTCCAATGGAGAGGTtattcttttggagaacttgCGTTTCcacattgaagaagaaggatctcaaaagaaagatggTCAAAAGATCAAGGCCGACAAGGAGGCTGTTGCCAGGTTCAGAAAGCAATTGACCGCATTGGCCGATGTCTACGTTAACGACGCCTTCGGTACCGCTCACAGAGCCCACTCCTCCATGGTTGGATTTGAATTGGAGCAAAGAGCTGCTGGTTTCTTGATGGCTAAGGAGTTGACATACTTCGCTAAGGCCCTGGAAAACCCTGTCAGACCATTCTTGGCCATCCTTGGTGGTGCTAAGGTTTCTGACAagattcaattgattgaCAATTTGCTGGACAAGGTCGATTCCATCATCATTGGTGGAGGAATGGCTTTCACTTTTATCAAGGTTTTGGATAACGTTGCCATTGGTAACTCTTTGTTCGACGAGGCTGGTGCCAAGTTAGTTCCCGGCTTAGTTGAGAAAGCCAAGAAGAACAATGTCAAACTGGTTCTTCCAGTCGACTTCGTCACTGCCGACGCCTTCTCCAAGGATGCAAAGGTCGGTGAAGCCACGGTTGAGTCTGGTATTCCAGACGGATTGCAAGGATTGGACGCTGGTCCAAAATCCAGAGAATTGTTCGCAGCTACCATCGCTGAGGCTAAGACAATCGTCTGGAACGGTCCTCCAGGTGTTTTCGAGTTTGACAAGTTTGCTGAAGGTACCAAGTCTATGTTGGCAGCTGCCATCAAGAACGCTCAGAACGGTGGAACTGTCATCGTTGGTGGTGGTGACACGGCTACCGTTGCTAAGAAGT